Proteins encoded within one genomic window of Gadus macrocephalus chromosome 16, ASM3116895v1:
- the LOC132474756 gene encoding uncharacterized protein LOC132474756 yields the protein MATNHSCLPCTFVAISEDNFYFQVMDDETDLQCDSYKIDKPSQYKHCLRVQDNRFLSVVGEQCLFVYFNGKEKVGPGKFIVQPFNETPDSPPHPADRGRAVTLAVREESQYKVVSCGEGSNDIKVQIMDKLPDKIGDDACWSVFYMKDSRGSSGHYQFVSAAKPQFALAIQPEQGTTRMSKLVLRQLVDEVDEGCHIEVPLCR from the exons ATGGCTACCAATCACTCTTGTCTACCCTGCACTTTTGTTGCGATATCTGAAGACAACTTCTATTTtcaag TTATGGACGATGAAACAG ATTTGCAGTGtgattcatataaaatagacaAACCATCCCAGTACAAGCATTGCCTCCGAGTCCAAGACAACCGCTTTCTCTCAGTTGTTGGAGAACAGTGTCTCTTTGTGTATTTCAACGGGAAGGAGAAAGTAGGACCTGGTAAG TTCATCGTTCAACCGTTCAACGAGACCCcggactcccccccccaccctgcggATAGAGGCAGGGCCGTCACCCTGGCTGTTAGGGAGGAGAGCCAGTACAAGGTGGTGTCCTGTGGGGAGGGCAGCAACGACATCAAGGTGCAGATCATG GATAAACTTCCAGACAAAATCGGAGACGATGCCTGCTGGTCCGTGTTCTACATGAAGGACAGTAGGGGGAGCAGTGGGCACTACCAGTTCGTGTCCGCTGCCAAGCCGCAATTCGCCCTGGCCATCCAACCGGAACAAGGGACTACCCGAATGAGCAAACTAGTGTTGCGACAATTAGTTGATGAGGTGGACGAGGGCTGCCACATTGAAGTGCCTCTTTGTCGGTAA